One genomic segment of Ipomoea triloba cultivar NCNSP0323 chromosome 9, ASM357664v1 includes these proteins:
- the LOC116030632 gene encoding uncharacterized protein LOC116030632 encodes MLDKLEISMPFVEAITQIPSYKKFLKNILGNKKKPEKSAVVDLSEGALTCAVLQHKLPPKLKDPGSFSIPCIIGGFVVGGALCDLGASVSLMPYSLCKRLNLRTPKPTSMTLQMADRSIKRPVGVLEDVPVMIDQYFIPGDFVVLDIEEDAKVPIILGRLFLATAGALIDVRRGKLVMEVAENKIEFDIFKMAKHQPSYVNECYLIEGLGEGTVENRKIELGDLHVSLLILDPLNCQVCLNKRKSSLVLVVSTKDG; translated from the exons ATGTTGGATAAGCTGGAgatctccatgccttttgttgaagcaATCACTCAGATTCCATCGTACAAGAAGTTTCTGAAGAATATTTTAGGCAATAAGAAAAAGCCAGAGAAGAGTGCGGTGGTGGATCTGAGTGAAGGAGCCTTGACCTGTGCAGTTCTTCAACATAAACTTCCTCCTAAGCTGAAAGATCCAGGTAGTTTTTCCATCCCTTGCATCATTGGTGGATTTGTAGTTGGTGGTGCTCTGTGTGATCTGGGTGCCAGTGTTAGTCTTATGCCATATTCTTTATGTAAGAGACTCAACCTGAGAACACCAAAACCCACTTCCATGACCTTACAGATGGCGGATCGCTCCATAAAGCGTCCGGTGGGAGTTCTAGAGGATGTCCCGGTCATGATTGATCAGTATTTTATACCGGGGGATTTTGTTGTACTGGATATAGAGGAGGATGCCAAGGTTCCTATTATACTTGGCAGACTTTTTCTAGCTACTGCTGGTGCACTTATTGATGTGAGAAGAG GAAAACTCGTGATGGAAGTGGCAGAGAACAAGATTGAATTtgacatattcaaaatggcgAAGCACCAGCCCTCATATGTTAATGAGTGTTACTTGATAGAAGGGCTGGGTGAGGGCACTGTTGAGAATAGAAAGATTGAGTTAGGGGATTTGCATGTTTCCCTATTGATCCTGGACCCCTTGAACTGTCAAGTGTgcttaaacaaaagaaaaagttctcTGGTTCTAGTGGTTTCTACAAAAGATGGATGA